One stretch of Pradoshia sp. D12 DNA includes these proteins:
- a CDS encoding QueT transporter family protein — protein sequence MNIRTLAVNGVLAALYIAVTIIVQPIAFSNIQFRVPEMFNHLIVFNKKYMYGIVIGVFISNLFFSSMGAYDLIFGVGQSILALTITILTFRFVRNIWARMAINTFVFTFTMFLIAIELNIVLKLPFWFAWATTAAGELAVMTIGAPIMYALNKRINFSKLI from the coding sequence ATGAATATTAGAACGCTTGCTGTAAATGGAGTTTTGGCAGCCTTATATATTGCTGTCACTATAATCGTACAGCCAATCGCATTTTCGAACATTCAGTTTCGAGTACCTGAAATGTTCAATCACTTGATTGTATTTAATAAAAAATACATGTATGGGATTGTGATAGGAGTATTTATCTCTAACCTCTTTTTCTCATCAATGGGTGCATATGATTTAATATTTGGTGTTGGCCAATCCATACTAGCATTAACAATCACCATTCTAACCTTCCGATTTGTCCGCAATATTTGGGCAAGGATGGCTATTAATACATTCGTTTTTACTTTTACCATGTTCTTAATTGCTATAGAGTTAAATATTGTTTTGAAACTTCCTTTCTGGTTTGCATGGGCAACAACCGCAGCTGGAGAATTAGCAGTCATGACAATTGGTGCTCCAATTATGTATGCTCTCAATAAACGTATTAATTTCTCAAAATTAATCTGA
- the nadE gene encoding ammonia-dependent NAD(+) synthetase, whose protein sequence is MSLQSVIIEALHVKPEINPKEEIKDRVGFLKSYLKKSGAKGFVLGISGGQDSTLAGRLAQMAVEELREEGVAAKFIAVRLPYGVQQDEDDAQRALQFIKPDESITFNVKSTVDVITDQYKEATNEALTDFNKGNVKARLRMIAQYAIGGQNGLLVIGTDHAAEAVTGFYTKYGDGGADVLPLSGLSKRQGRELLKELGAEERLYMKEPTADLLDNKPQQADETELGLKYDTIDDYLEGRKVDAEAALKIEKQYLKTEHKRQMPASIHDNWWK, encoded by the coding sequence ATGAGCTTACAATCAGTTATTATTGAAGCATTACATGTTAAACCGGAAATAAACCCTAAAGAAGAAATCAAAGACAGAGTTGGGTTCCTAAAAAGTTACTTAAAGAAGAGCGGAGCAAAAGGATTTGTTCTAGGAATCAGTGGTGGTCAGGATTCTACATTGGCAGGACGTCTGGCTCAGATGGCTGTGGAAGAACTGCGTGAGGAAGGGGTTGCGGCTAAATTTATTGCTGTCAGGCTTCCATATGGAGTACAGCAAGATGAAGATGATGCTCAGCGTGCTCTGCAATTTATTAAACCAGATGAAAGTATTACTTTTAATGTCAAGTCTACTGTCGATGTCATTACAGATCAATACAAAGAAGCAACTAATGAAGCATTAACCGATTTTAATAAAGGGAATGTGAAAGCAAGGCTTCGTATGATTGCGCAATATGCCATTGGTGGACAAAATGGACTTCTGGTAATAGGTACAGACCATGCTGCTGAGGCAGTGACAGGTTTTTATACAAAATATGGAGACGGCGGAGCTGATGTTCTTCCTTTATCGGGTCTCTCTAAGCGCCAGGGCAGAGAATTGCTTAAAGAATTGGGAGCTGAGGAAAGACTTTATATGAAAGAGCCGACTGCCGATTTGCTGGATAATAAACCGCAGCAAGCTGATGAAACAGAGCTTGGCTTAAAATATGATACGATTGACGACTATTTGGAAGGCCGTAAAGTCGATGCTGAAGCTGCATTAAAAATTGAAAAACAATATTTAAAAACAGAACACAAACGTCAAATGCCTGCATCCATTCACGATAATTGGTGGAAATAA
- a CDS encoding DoxX family membrane protein yields the protein MMNWLRTNKYASGLLLIIRLYLGYEWMIHGFEKIKGGAFDASGFLGNIVANPVTGPDGGALYPIYGSFIEKFAIPNVGLINILIPWGEFLVGLGLLLGVLTTTAAFFGLLMNFMFLFGGTVSTNPLYIILGMVILVAGANAGRFGGDYYVLPWIRKTIFKKDDIKPINTKKINSKSLN from the coding sequence ATGATGAATTGGTTACGAACTAATAAATATGCCTCCGGACTATTATTGATTATAAGACTGTATCTTGGTTATGAATGGATGATTCATGGATTTGAGAAAATTAAAGGCGGAGCATTTGATGCATCCGGATTCCTTGGAAATATTGTTGCTAATCCTGTAACTGGGCCAGACGGAGGGGCACTGTATCCGATTTATGGTTCATTCATTGAAAAATTTGCGATTCCTAACGTAGGGTTAATCAACATCTTAATTCCATGGGGAGAATTTCTAGTTGGGCTTGGGTTACTGCTTGGTGTCTTAACAACTACAGCTGCCTTCTTTGGATTATTAATGAATTTTATGTTTTTATTTGGCGGAACAGTATCTACTAACCCGCTCTACATCATACTGGGAATGGTTATTCTTGTAGCAGGTGCAAATGCCGGCCGATTCGGTGGAGACTATTACGTTCTTCCCTGGATTCGTAAAACTATCTTCAAAAAGGATGACATAAAACCAATCAATACAAAAAAAATTAACTCCAAGTCATTAAACTAA